In Rothia mucilaginosa, one genomic interval encodes:
- a CDS encoding DUF4345 domain-containing protein, whose product MSENQSSAKKASEPRTAPVPRVESAQAEATVTGAAATGAATQGGAAKATGAKSAEPISAAKAPEGVRVAAPASSDKASQKADKKAEKKATREAFARPKSIEEAAKPQNRAAFRAAVALYGLFMIAYGVWQVLGGIRVIPDAPQDFANPSVQSNYVFFAATYVGVGLSFVFIAIKFKWVNMLAFSCLVVFLGGVGRILSWAFFGTPHWSLIVLMVTELVIPPCLLVWYGWINKSNKIREEMLKASRNQTRK is encoded by the coding sequence ATGAGCGAGAACCAGAGCTCCGCTAAGAAGGCGAGTGAGCCTCGTACCGCGCCGGTACCCCGTGTGGAGTCTGCACAGGCTGAAGCTACCGTAACCGGGGCTGCTGCGACCGGAGCTGCTACTCAGGGCGGTGCCGCGAAGGCTACCGGCGCTAAGAGCGCTGAGCCCATTTCTGCGGCGAAGGCACCCGAGGGTGTTCGCGTAGCCGCACCGGCGTCCAGCGATAAGGCGTCGCAGAAGGCAGATAAGAAGGCTGAGAAGAAGGCAACCCGCGAGGCGTTTGCCCGCCCCAAGAGCATTGAGGAGGCGGCTAAGCCTCAGAACCGTGCGGCGTTCCGCGCGGCGGTGGCGCTGTACGGTCTGTTCATGATTGCGTACGGTGTGTGGCAGGTTCTGGGCGGTATCCGCGTCATTCCGGATGCGCCTCAGGATTTTGCGAACCCCTCGGTGCAGTCGAACTACGTGTTCTTCGCGGCAACCTATGTGGGCGTGGGCCTGTCCTTCGTGTTCATTGCCATTAAGTTCAAGTGGGTGAACATGCTCGCGTTCTCCTGCCTGGTGGTTTTCCTGGGCGGCGTGGGTCGTATCCTGTCGTGGGCGTTCTTTGGCACCCCGCACTGGTCGCTGATCGTGCTGATGGTGACTGAGCTTGTGATTCCTCCGTGCCTGCTGGTGTGGTACGGCTGGATTAACAAGTCCAATAAGATTCGCGAGGAGATGCTGAAGGCTTCTCGTAACCAGACTCGTAAGTAG
- the truB gene encoding tRNA pseudouridine(55) synthase TruB, whose amino-acid sequence MAKKQPQGPSGLMVIDKPAGMSSHDAVSQMRRIAGTRRVGHAGTLDPAATGVLILGINKATKLLTYLVGQDKTYDATIRLGIETLTEDAEGEHTAAHPDAVEALTGLDAEQMRARILEAVAQLSGDILQVPSAVSAIKINGVRSYARVRSGEQVELAARPVTISEFTVHFINPGFAEYVIEDPENEGEHAATSVPVIDCKVTVSCSSGTYIRALARDLGKILGTGGHLTALRRTRVGAVVLEDAADLAQLKQRREESEAPLEDLPLLPLEEAARRIFGARELSAAEASDISYGRRISPSGDGSVVKRSVHASADESGAVQHASVEGIVAGFAPDGTLVALLENKKQRGKVQAAPVLVFEANRSFN is encoded by the coding sequence GTGGCGAAGAAGCAACCTCAGGGCCCGTCCGGCCTGATGGTCATTGATAAGCCCGCCGGGATGAGTAGCCACGACGCAGTCTCTCAGATGCGTCGTATTGCTGGCACCCGGCGGGTTGGTCACGCCGGTACGCTGGATCCCGCCGCGACCGGCGTGCTGATTTTGGGCATCAATAAGGCGACGAAGCTGCTGACCTACCTGGTCGGTCAGGATAAAACCTATGACGCGACGATTCGCCTGGGCATTGAGACGCTGACTGAGGACGCCGAGGGTGAGCACACCGCCGCGCATCCTGATGCCGTTGAGGCGCTGACCGGTTTGGACGCTGAGCAGATGCGTGCGCGCATCCTGGAGGCTGTGGCGCAGCTCAGCGGCGATATTCTGCAGGTTCCTTCTGCGGTGTCCGCTATTAAGATCAACGGTGTTCGTTCGTATGCGCGTGTGCGTAGCGGTGAGCAGGTTGAGTTGGCGGCGCGTCCGGTGACGATTAGCGAGTTCACGGTACATTTCATCAACCCCGGTTTTGCCGAGTACGTGATTGAGGACCCCGAGAACGAGGGCGAACACGCGGCAACCTCGGTTCCCGTGATTGACTGCAAGGTGACGGTTTCGTGTTCCTCGGGCACCTATATTCGTGCCCTGGCGCGTGATCTGGGCAAGATTCTGGGCACCGGTGGCCATCTGACGGCTCTTCGCCGTACCCGTGTGGGTGCTGTGGTGCTTGAGGATGCCGCCGATTTGGCGCAGTTGAAGCAGCGCCGTGAAGAGTCCGAGGCACCGCTGGAAGATTTGCCGCTGCTTCCCCTGGAGGAGGCAGCACGCCGCATCTTTGGTGCGCGTGAGCTCTCTGCTGCGGAGGCGAGCGATATTTCCTACGGTCGTCGTATTAGCCCCAGCGGTGACGGTTCCGTGGTGAAGCGTTCCGTGCACGCGAGCGCGGATGAGTCCGGCGCGGTGCAGCATGCCAGCGTTGAGGGTATTGTGGCGGGCTTCGCTCCGGACGGTACCCTGGTTGCTCTCCTGGAGAATAAGAAGCAGCGCGGGAAGGTGCAGGCCGCCCCGGTGCTGGTTTTTGAGGCGAATCGTTCCTTCAACTAG
- the rbfA gene encoding 30S ribosome-binding factor RbfA, whose product MADAARAARLADRIKVIVAKALERRVKDPRLGFVTITDARVTNDLQHATLYYTVFGSEEDAANTKKALESAKGILRAEVGKNITARLTPTLTFVADEVPENAFHIEALLRETRERDAALAAAAEGAEYAGEADPYKKDEPAEGEDA is encoded by the coding sequence ATGGCTGATGCAGCCCGCGCGGCACGACTTGCCGACCGCATCAAGGTAATTGTGGCGAAGGCGCTGGAGCGTCGTGTTAAGGATCCCCGCCTCGGTTTTGTGACCATTACCGATGCCCGCGTGACCAACGACCTGCAGCACGCAACCCTGTACTACACCGTGTTCGGCTCCGAAGAGGACGCCGCAAACACTAAGAAGGCGCTGGAATCCGCTAAGGGCATTCTGCGCGCCGAGGTGGGTAAGAACATCACTGCCCGCCTGACCCCCACCCTGACTTTCGTCGCTGACGAGGTTCCCGAGAACGCCTTCCACATTGAGGCGCTTCTGCGTGAGACTCGCGAGCGCGACGCCGCCCTGGCTGCTGCAGCTGAGGGTGCCGAGTACGCTGGTGAGGCTGACCCCTACAAGAAGGACGAGCCTGCCGAGGGTGAGGACGCCTAA
- the infB gene encoding translation initiation factor IF-2: MAQPRVHEFAKEVGVPSKEVIAKLKDMGEFVKSSSSTLNPMVLKKLRAEFPAAAAKPAAKAGPAESAAKPAPKPAAAKPAAKPAPKPAAAKPAAKSAPKPAAESAAPKPAAAKPAAKPAAAPKPGGPRPGNNPFASQQGMARPEAAPKPAAPKPAAPKPGPKPGPRPGNNPFASQQGMKRGGGDSQRSGGPRPARNGRPGGNGGARPGGNGGPRPAGGARPGGNGGPRPAGGARPGAPRPAGGGGARPNPSMMPKVSNVGGGASGSNNGGGNGGGARRGGGSGGFNRGPGRPGPGGRGNAQGAFGRGGSKRKGRKSKAARRHEQEQLNAPAPGGVVVPRGDGSTEIRLRRGASIMDFAEKIGANPASLITVLFHLGEMATQTQSLDEETFELLGAELGYVIKIVSPEDEERELLESFDINLEAEAEAEGEDVLEVRPPVVTVMGHVDHGKTRLLDAIRNTNVIEGEAGGITQHIGAYQVHTTVEGEDRAITFIDTPGHEAFTAMRARGAKVTDVAILVVAADDGVMPQTVEALNHAQAANVPIVVAVNKIDKEGASPEKIRGQLTEYGLIPEEYGGDTMFVDVSARNGTNIDELLEAVTLTADVLELTANPNKEARGVAIEANLDKGRGAVSTVLVQSGTLHVGDAIVAGVAHGRVRAMFDENGQAVKEAGPSRPVQVLGLSTVPRAGDTFLSTEEERTARQIAEKREAADRNAQLAKRRKRVTLESFDAAVAEGKMDTLNLIIKGDVSGAVEALEESLMKIDAGGDEVQLRVIHRGVGAITQNDVNLATVDNAVIIGFNVRPAERVAELADREGVEMKFYSVIYRAIEEIEQAVKGMLKPEYEEVELGSAEIREVFRSSKWGNIAGSIVKNGIIKRNAKARLVRDGSVVADNLTIESLRRFKDDATEVREGFECGIGLGSFNDIKEGDIIETWEMREKPRV, encoded by the coding sequence TTGGCTCAGCCTCGAGTACACGAGTTTGCTAAAGAAGTAGGCGTACCTTCCAAGGAAGTTATCGCCAAGCTCAAGGATATGGGCGAGTTCGTTAAGAGCTCCTCTTCCACCCTGAACCCCATGGTTCTGAAGAAGCTGCGCGCGGAATTCCCCGCCGCAGCGGCTAAGCCTGCCGCAAAGGCAGGTCCCGCAGAGTCGGCAGCTAAGCCGGCTCCCAAGCCCGCAGCGGCTAAGCCTGCCGCTAAGCCGGCTCCCAAGCCCGCAGCGGCTAAGCCTGCCGCTAAGTCGGCACCCAAGCCCGCAGCTGAGAGCGCAGCTCCCAAGCCTGCAGCAGCTAAGCCCGCCGCAAAGCCGGCAGCAGCACCCAAGCCCGGCGGCCCCCGCCCGGGTAACAACCCCTTCGCATCCCAGCAGGGCATGGCACGCCCCGAGGCAGCACCGAAGCCGGCAGCACCCAAGCCTGCCGCTCCGAAGCCCGGCCCCAAGCCCGGTCCTCGCCCCGGTAACAACCCCTTCGCATCCCAGCAGGGCATGAAGCGTGGCGGCGGCGACTCCCAGCGTTCCGGCGGTCCCCGTCCGGCACGTAACGGTCGTCCCGGTGGCAACGGTGGCGCACGCCCCGGCGGTAACGGCGGTCCCCGCCCCGCAGGTGGCGCACGTCCCGGTGGTAACGGCGGTCCTCGCCCGGCAGGTGGCGCACGTCCCGGTGCACCCCGTCCGGCTGGTGGCGGCGGCGCACGCCCGAACCCCTCGATGATGCCCAAGGTTTCCAACGTTGGTGGCGGCGCGTCCGGTTCCAACAACGGTGGCGGTAACGGCGGCGGCGCACGTCGCGGCGGCGGTTCCGGCGGCTTCAACCGCGGTCCGGGTCGTCCCGGCCCCGGCGGTCGCGGTAATGCACAGGGTGCATTCGGTCGCGGTGGCTCCAAGCGTAAGGGCCGCAAGTCCAAGGCAGCTCGCCGCCATGAGCAGGAGCAGCTGAACGCACCGGCACCCGGTGGCGTGGTTGTTCCTCGCGGCGACGGCTCGACCGAGATTCGTCTGCGCCGCGGCGCGTCCATCATGGACTTCGCTGAGAAGATTGGTGCAAACCCGGCATCGCTGATTACGGTTCTCTTCCACCTGGGTGAGATGGCTACCCAGACTCAGTCCCTGGACGAGGAGACCTTCGAGCTGCTGGGTGCCGAACTGGGTTACGTCATCAAGATCGTTTCCCCGGAGGATGAGGAGCGCGAGCTGCTCGAATCCTTCGACATCAACCTCGAAGCCGAAGCAGAAGCTGAGGGCGAGGACGTCCTGGAGGTTCGTCCCCCGGTTGTTACCGTCATGGGTCACGTTGACCACGGTAAGACCCGCCTGCTGGACGCTATCCGTAACACCAACGTCATTGAGGGTGAGGCCGGCGGCATTACCCAGCACATTGGTGCATACCAGGTCCACACCACCGTTGAGGGTGAAGACCGCGCGATTACCTTCATCGATACCCCCGGTCACGAGGCGTTCACCGCTATGCGTGCCCGTGGTGCGAAGGTCACCGACGTGGCAATCCTCGTGGTCGCAGCTGATGACGGCGTTATGCCCCAGACCGTTGAGGCACTGAACCACGCACAGGCAGCTAACGTGCCGATCGTGGTTGCTGTGAACAAGATCGATAAGGAAGGCGCGTCCCCGGAGAAGATCCGTGGCCAGCTCACCGAGTACGGTCTGATCCCCGAAGAGTACGGTGGCGACACCATGTTCGTGGACGTCTCCGCTCGCAACGGCACCAACATCGACGAGCTGCTTGAGGCTGTCACCCTGACCGCTGACGTGCTCGAACTGACCGCTAACCCGAACAAGGAAGCACGCGGCGTTGCTATTGAAGCAAACCTGGACAAGGGCCGCGGTGCGGTTTCCACCGTCCTGGTTCAGTCCGGTACCCTGCACGTCGGTGACGCTATCGTTGCCGGTGTTGCTCACGGTCGCGTTCGTGCAATGTTCGATGAGAACGGTCAGGCTGTGAAGGAAGCTGGCCCGTCCCGCCCCGTTCAGGTGCTGGGTCTGTCCACCGTTCCTCGTGCAGGCGACACCTTCCTCTCCACCGAGGAAGAGCGCACCGCTCGTCAGATCGCTGAGAAGCGTGAGGCTGCTGATCGTAACGCTCAGCTGGCTAAGCGTCGTAAGCGCGTGACCCTCGAGTCCTTCGACGCCGCTGTGGCTGAGGGCAAGATGGACACCCTGAACCTGATCATTAAGGGTGACGTCTCCGGTGCTGTGGAAGCGCTGGAAGAGTCCCTGATGAAGATCGACGCCGGTGGCGACGAGGTTCAGCTGCGCGTCATCCACCGCGGTGTGGGTGCTATTACCCAGAACGACGTGAACCTGGCTACCGTGGACAACGCGGTCATCATCGGCTTCAACGTCCGCCCGGCAGAGCGCGTTGCAGAACTTGCCGACCGCGAAGGCGTCGAGATGAAGTTCTACTCGGTCATCTACCGTGCGATTGAGGAAATTGAGCAGGCCGTCAAGGGTATGCTCAAGCCCGAGTACGAGGAAGTGGAGCTCGGCTCCGCAGAGATCCGCGAGGTCTTCCGCTCCTCCAAGTGGGGCAACATCGCAGGTTCGATCGTCAAGAACGGCATCATCAAGCGCAACGCCAAGGCACGCCTGGTGCGCGACGGTTCTGTGGTGGCAGACAACCTCACCATCGAGTCGCTGCGTCGTTTCAAGGACGACGCTACCGAGGTTCGCGAAGGTTTCGAGTGTGGTATTGGCCTCGGCTCCTTCAACGACATCAAGGAAGGCGACATTATCGAGACTTGGGAGATGCGCGAAAAGCCGCGTGTCTAA
- a CDS encoding YlxR family protein: protein MSNHDLTATSEAFEGPVRTCIGCRARDEQRNLLRIARTLVTSATEQTDTPPYQPDTAGTMPGRGAWIHPSEKCVAALQKKNGLARAFKKAVPAAQLQACCEQIRAVIADSTPS from the coding sequence ATGAGCAATCACGACCTCACCGCAACCTCCGAAGCGTTTGAAGGACCGGTCCGCACCTGCATCGGATGCCGTGCCCGCGATGAACAGCGCAACCTGCTGCGCATCGCCCGCACACTCGTCACGTCTGCTACCGAGCAGACGGACACCCCGCCCTATCAGCCCGATACGGCGGGAACTATGCCCGGACGAGGCGCTTGGATCCATCCGAGCGAAAAGTGCGTAGCCGCTCTGCAGAAAAAGAACGGTCTGGCGCGAGCCTTCAAAAAAGCGGTCCCTGCAGCCCAGCTGCAGGCGTGCTGCGAGCAGATTCGAGCCGTGATTGCGGACTCGACCCCCTCGTAG